One window from the genome of Elaeis guineensis isolate ETL-2024a chromosome 5, EG11, whole genome shotgun sequence encodes:
- the LOC105044873 gene encoding probable calcium-binding protein CML27, with protein MEEGGESPRRTRALHRPSPSFRLRSPSLNTVRLRRVFDLFDHNGDGEITVDELALALDRLGLGADTDELASTVAAFIPPGRAGLAFDDFEALHRSLGDDLFGAADPGDEKAAAAAEEEEQDMREAFRVFDEDGDGFISAAELQVVLAKLGLPEARNIARVHEMICSVDQDRDGRVDFREFKHMMQGISVWSA; from the coding sequence atggaggaaggaggagagagcCCCCGCCGGACCCGGGCCCTCCACCGGCCGTCGCCCTCGTTCCGCCTCCGGAGCCCCAGCCTCAACACCGTCCGCCTCCGCCGCGTCTTCGACCTTTTCGACCACAACGGCGACGGCGAGATCACCGTCGACGAGCTCGCCCTCGCCCTCGACCGCCTCGGCCTCGGCGCCGACACCGACGAGCTCGCGTCCACCGTCGCCGCCTTCATCCCCCCCGGGCGCGCCGGCCTCGCCTTCGACGACTTCGAGGCCCTCCACCGCTCCCTCGGCGACGACCTCTTCGGCGCCGCGGACCCCGGCGACGAAAAGGCTGCGGCGGCGGCAGAGGAGGAGGAGCAGGACATGAGGGAGGCGTTCCGGGTGTTCGACGAGGACGGCGACGGCTTCATCTCGGCGGCGGAGCTCCAGGTGGTGCTGGCCAAGCTCGGCCTACCGGAGGCGCGGAACATCGCTAGGGTCCACGAGATGATTTGCTCCGTCGATCAGGACCGCGACGGACGGGTGGATTTCCGCGAGTTCAAGCACATGATGCAGGGGATCTCCGTGTGGAGCGCCTGA